The nucleotide sequence CCAGGACACGAGACGCCAGCAGGAACCAACGAGCCTACCCTTGTTACAACAGTGTGGCTAAGTAAAAGAGTGCTGATCCAAGAGCTTACGAAATAAGAAAATCCAGACAGTTGAGCAAATGAAGATGTACTTTAGCAAGAATGGGAAAGAATTCCACAAAGCTTTAACAATTAGTGTCCTCAGTTCACAAATGCTTATTAAGTGATTTAACACAGTGGTAAAGATACCCTTGTATCACCTCTTTTGGAACGTGTTGCAGGCATCAAATTCAAAATGAGtcaatatttgcaaaaaaatgaagTCTATCCGTTTGTCTTTGTGATGTAATCAATTGTAATGCGTTTTTATTTACGTTTTACACAATGTCCAAACTTCATTGGAAATGGTTTGTTAGTAAGATGAATCAGTTACCtgtcaaaaaaaattgtcacGCAGAAGGAATTTGGATGAAGTATTTTAAAGAGGTACACACCTGATTCAGAATAATGGTTTTAGCTGCCCATTGactttgcttttgttttaaagatgcATTAACACGGCACCACGTGAGACAGATAACAATAGGGAGCAAACAGgagtttgttatttaaaaatcccAAATGTAGTTATAAATCCtgaatatatacatataaactcttaatacagtttttaaatatgctaGTCTTTCACAGTCTGAGGATTTGTCTAGCATTTACTATAATGTTACATGCTGGTGTCTGACCATAAACTGTATAGAGCCACAATATTATCCTtgacaaaatgcttttttaaaaagtgaaaaaatgatgttatCGAAACTTTAAGAACTGCTTTTTCATTTCTTGAAATAAAACCCTATTTAAACCCTGAAAAAATATAATCAcattcaaatttacatttatatggtcagacttaaaataaaatactttaaatatttcctGTTTACCCATCCTCTTGAGCATACGTCTCTGGGAATCATTGAGATGGGTGTGAttttttgttcatcagaacaatgtcCCTAGCTATTCATAGCGCTCaagaattaacaaaaaaaggCACACGTATTTGCACACGTAAATAAATTGATGGATGTGCATGCACACGGCAGTATATAagacatgaaaacacacacaacagaacaacacacatctgcatgcacACCAGGATCAAAATGAAGGCTGTTCAGACTGCACTTTTCTTATTGCTGCTGCTTCAGGGAGTCATGAGCTATGATGACACAGGTGAGCTATGACATATTCCACATtatctctgtgtttgtttgtgtgtgtgtgtgtgtgtgtgtgtgtgtgtgtgtatactgcATGTTTTGCATTATCCGTTGTAAAGATGATCCTTTGCTGGTTGTGCAATATGACAAATCTGTCACACTATTGATAagtgatattttattatttgaccAGAAACGCTCAAATGCACACTTGCTGTTAACAGTAGTAAAAATAATTTGCCTAAAtaattattagaaatagaatGAAAGAAAAGCTACTCATAGCATTGTCACAAAACATGTAATGTGACATGTAAAACAAATTTGACGACGTATTTTAGGGACGTAACAGGGACAGTTCCTTCAGACCATTTAACCACCCTCAGGTTGTtgcaaacctgtttaaatgtatttgttctgcataacacaacggaagatatttgtaaaaatgtctgtaagtaaaagatctcattccccattgactccgatagtatttattttctttacttgGCAGTAAagggggaatgagatctgtttggtaactgatattcttgcaaatatcttcctttgtatttaGGAGAACAAAGAAGTGTACAGCCTACAGTATATAACGTGTGTAGAGCACCCGTTTTCTACCACTCTTACACGCAAGAGCTTACCACCACGTTTTGTCTGGTATTTCCGTAAGCATGATCTTCAACTAGTTAAATAAAGTGTTAAATGAACCCACAAAGTGCTTTAGTCTCCTTAGAGCGGCAGCTATTAAAGGGGCCACGTTCataaacctgctgctgtgacttcTGTCACCTgttttaatcaaagaacaaaagaagaaagtatgtttaaaaacaggacTGTTATGTGGTTTGATCAtgattaataaaagaaaaaatgtgagaTGAATTAgttaattttttaattgattgacagcactaatttGAATAAACTAACCAATATTACTACATTTTTATCcgtactgtaaatatatatacaaaaaatttAACCGTCTCTGGCTGGGTTAAAGAGTTTTATTATATAGTACTTTtgacaatgtgcattgttccagagcagctttacaggagcaaatgagataaacagaaaaacacagaaaggtgaaacacagcacagtgcatggtgtttatagaacaagtaaaatcattctaataaataattagATAAATTattgcagtctcccggtgagcaagccgaCACTGCCTTGatgtggcaaggaacccaaactccaatgattgatgccgtagtctgtgtttgttttaatgacattttgtcATTGTCTGAAGCTTgggtttgtttgtcttttagcATCATGTGCTTACCCCGACAAGCTCTGCTGTACTGGACAAAATGATGACTGCTATCGTGGGTGTTATTGTGATGAGGCGTGCCTTAGTAACAACGAATGCTGTAGTGACTATACAGATACATGCCCTAAACGTAAGtctaaatctatattaacaCATATAATATTAATCACTGAACCTGTAAGCTTATAAAAATTGTCACCACCCTCAGCAACACCACCATATCCCCCAACCACAACAAAACCAACAACCACCACAAAACCAGCAAGCACCCCACCACCATCAACAAAGACACCATCAACAACCCGACGATATCCACCAACCCCAACAAAACCATCAAGCACCCTACCACCATCAACAAAGACACCATCAACAACCCGACGATATCCACCAACCCCAACAAAACCATCAAGCACCCTACCACCATCAACAAAGACACCATCAACAACCCGACGATATCTAGCAACCCCAACAAAACCATCAAGCACCCTACCACCATCAACAAAGACACCATCAACAACCCAACGATATCCAGCAACCCCAACAAAACCATCAAGCACCCTACCACCATCAACAAAGACACCATCAACAACCCGACCATATCCACCAAccacaacaaaaccatcaagcACTTTACCACCATCAACAAAGACACCATCAACAACAACACTATCAACCACATTGAACCGCTGTCCTCACCGAACTCAGCGACCTCATTGGACTTATTCTCAAACCTCTCAACATCCCCAGccaaatcaaacacaaaatcCTTCCTTTACatacatatacaatattttaGAGACTTTGTTCTCCAGTTTCCTCAGTATTTTTAAGTCTTTCGGAACCCTTAATAACACACCTTGAATTAATTTAACTTAACATTGTTTTCATGAGTTATGGAATGATCTGCAAGTCTCCACCTGTAGAGTCATTCCAAAGCAGTAGATGGCACACCTATATCGCATTCTCTTACTATTAGCCAACTGAATTCTGTCTTTACCTCTAACTTTGTAAtccattttaatgtaatttcactTACTAATAAATTctaatatgtataaatatgccAGTCTTTCATAATTTGTGTTTATCCATGGAATTGGGGAAGAAAAAGATTCTATTACTTCACATAACAacattttatgaatgtttttaatctaGTTGATCTTGCATTTATTATACTGTAATCAAACATGAAAGTGTCTAACCAAACCACAATATCAAATCAcagttttaattataaaaagtacaaaaacaagGAATTGGGTAAGaaatgcagtgtttttaaaGTGCAGACCGGATAAAGCGACAGTGGGAATATTCAGGATTCCTAACTATCAGCAAGCCTGATATTTACagactgaaaaatatatatatttttatttccagatctacatgtattttaaggctttatataattatttccaGTTTGCCCAGCATGAGCAAACGTCTCCTTGAAATGTTTGGacaaatgtttcatgtttggACCAATGCCTTAGAACAATGGCATTGACTGTTTATCGTGCCCAACCTATATGAATGAACAAAGCTAGACGTGTATACACACGTAGACAAATTAATGGgagtgtattttataaaacaaacgcagcatataaaaactaaaaaatcgAAACAGATGAGCTACATAACAAATTCCAGATTATCTTTGTGTGTATACTTGGTTTTGTCTTCACTGcattaacctttttttaaatgctatttTGCTTGTCATCTAAGATGATAAATCTGTCACACTATTCAGGTGTACATTTGTAAGATTTTTACAAGAAATGCTCAAATGCAGACTTTGGCTGTTGAAAGTAATAAAAGATAACTAATCTTAATctaaatcaaataattattagaaatatgtgacccttgacaacaaaaccagttttctTGGtcaatttttacaaaatatagatATATGTATCACCTGaaggctgaataaataagctttttattgatgtgtgtgtttgttaggaTTTTTGGCCGATTAACAACTATTTAAAGTTCTGGAATCTGATGGAAAACAAGTTTGTAGGTGAATTTCTGGCCAATTTGATtagc is from Triplophysa dalaica isolate WHDGS20190420 chromosome 3, ASM1584641v1, whole genome shotgun sequence and encodes:
- the LOC130418100 gene encoding G-box-binding factor-like — protein: MMTQHHVLTPTSSAVLDKMMTAIVGVIVMRRALVTTNAVVTIQIHALNQHHHIPQPQQNQQPPQNQQAPHHHQQRHHQQPDDIHQPQQNHQAPYHHQQRHHQQPDDIHQPQQNHQAPYHHQQRHHQQPDDI